One window of Quercus robur chromosome 5, dhQueRobu3.1, whole genome shotgun sequence genomic DNA carries:
- the LOC126725488 gene encoding uncharacterized protein LOC126725488: MAPSPPKKKTPAKKADKRLKMDSKLFRSVHHFERYRDNFMKAGIIQERFVDLEDLRQTFIPSCFEGRGWEKLLSDFPVVCEPLIREFYSNAVIKENELSCWVRGKKFILDAHVIDDALGLEGLEDEEFINYKDRSVSIETVQQRIGGQREGKCLNTTAFPVDMRCLTIIMMFNLYPIKKLTTINCARAIFLMDLKEKNFIDISSHIYDTIVDETRTTSRPKLIFPSLLMRIFRRKGVPIPQDISPMSTPSAINKLTCKRISVRLPGEEDEGDEGEGVPMETEAEAAGHASTSTPRRSGKRPRASTSSDTPLDAFQIILERLDEIREVQTEHSERMRAMQDQIDVLSAKLDSFTTQPEH; the protein is encoded by the coding sequence atggctccctcacctcctaagaagaaaactcctgcaaagaaggctgacaaaagattgaaaatggattctaaactatttaggtcagttcatcattttgagagatacaggGATAACTTCATGaaagcaggaattattcaagaacgatttgtagatttggaggatttgagacaaacctttatccccagctgttttgaaggaagaggatgggaaaagcttctgagtgatttccctgtagtgtgtgaacccctgattagggaattttactcaaatgctgtgataaaggagaatgagttaagttgctgggttagaggtaaaaaattcattttggatgcacatgtcatagatgatgcattagggcttgaaggattagaagatgaggaatttatcaactacaaggataggagtgtctctattgaaacagttcaacaaaggataggtgggcagagagaaggaaaatgtttgaataccactgcctttccagtggacatgaggtgtctaacaatcatcatgatgtttaacctctatcccattaagaagttgactacaatcaattgtgctagagcaatctttctgatggatctcaaagaaaagaatttcatagacataagttcccacatatatgacaccattgtggatgagacaagaacaacctctaggccaaaattgatctttcccagtttgctgaTGAGGATCTTTAGAAGGAAGGgggttccaatccctcaagacatcagtcccatgtccacaccttctgcaattaacaagcttacctgcaaaaggataagtgttaggcttccaggagaagaagatgaaggtgatgaaggagaaggtgtcccaatggagactgaagcagaggcagcagggcatgcatcaacctcaacacccaggaggagtggcaaaagacccagagcatcaacttcttcagatacacctctagatgctttccaaatcattctagAAAGACTTGATGAGATCAGagaagtccagactgagcactctgagaggatgagagccatgcaggatcaAATTGATGTTCtgtctgcaaaacttgataGCTTCACCACTCAGCCTGAACactga